In the Klebsiella aerogenes KCTC 2190 genome, one interval contains:
- the tkt gene encoding transketolase, whose product MSSRKELANAIRALSMDAVQKAKSGHPGAPMGMADIAEVLWRDFLNHNPQNPSWADRDRFVLSNGHGSMLIYSLLHLTGYDLPIEELKNFRQLHSKTPGHPEVGYTAGVETTTGPLGQGIANAVGMAIAEKTLAAQFNRPGHDIVDHFTYAFMGDGCMMEGISHEVCSLAGTLKLGKLVAFYDDNGISIDGHVEGWFTDDTAKRFEAYGWHVVRGVDGHDADAIKRAVEEARAVTDKPSLLMCKTIIGFGSPNKAGTHDSHGAPLGDAEIALTREALGWKYGPFEIPSDIYAQWDAKEAGQAKEAAWNEKFAAYAKAFPQEAAEFTRRMKGEMPSDFDAKANEFIAKLQANPAKIASRKASQNAIEAFGPLLPEFLGGSADLAPSNLTLWSGSKPINEDTAGNYIHYGVREFGMTAIANGISLHGGFLPYTSTFLMFVEYARNAVRMAALMKQRQVMVYTHDSIGLGEDGPTHQPVEQVASLRVTPNMSTWRPCDQVESAIAWKYGVERQDGPTALILSRQNLAQQERTEEQLANVARGGYVLKDCAGQPELIFIATGSEVELAVAAWDKLTAEGVKARVVSMPSTDAFDKQDAAYRESVLPKAVSARVAVEAGIADYWFKYVGLNGAIVGMTTFGESAPAEQLFEEFGFTVDNVVAKAKALL is encoded by the coding sequence ATGTCCTCACGTAAAGAGCTTGCCAACGCTATTCGTGCGCTGAGCATGGACGCTGTACAGAAAGCCAAATCCGGCCACCCTGGCGCCCCGATGGGCATGGCTGACATTGCCGAAGTCCTGTGGCGTGATTTCCTGAACCATAACCCGCAGAACCCGTCCTGGGCCGATCGCGACCGCTTCGTGCTGTCCAACGGTCACGGCTCCATGCTGATTTACAGCCTGCTGCACCTCACCGGTTATGATCTGCCGATTGAAGAACTGAAAAACTTCCGTCAGCTGCACTCCAAGACTCCGGGCCACCCGGAAGTCGGCTACACCGCAGGCGTGGAAACCACCACCGGCCCGCTGGGTCAGGGGATCGCTAACGCAGTCGGTATGGCTATCGCGGAAAAAACGCTGGCGGCGCAGTTTAACCGTCCAGGGCACGACATCGTTGATCACTTCACCTACGCCTTCATGGGCGACGGCTGCATGATGGAAGGCATTTCTCACGAAGTGTGCTCCCTGGCCGGTACCCTGAAACTGGGTAAACTGGTGGCGTTCTATGATGACAACGGCATCTCCATCGATGGTCACGTTGAAGGCTGGTTCACCGACGATACCGCGAAACGCTTTGAAGCCTACGGCTGGCACGTGGTGCGCGGCGTTGACGGTCACGACGCTGACGCCATCAAACGCGCGGTAGAAGAAGCGCGCGCGGTCACCGACAAACCGTCCCTGCTGATGTGCAAAACCATCATCGGCTTCGGTTCGCCGAACAAAGCAGGCACCCATGATTCCCACGGCGCGCCGCTGGGCGACGCGGAAATCGCGCTGACCCGCGAAGCGCTGGGCTGGAAATACGGCCCGTTTGAAATCCCGTCTGACATCTATGCGCAGTGGGATGCGAAAGAAGCTGGCCAGGCGAAAGAAGCCGCGTGGAACGAGAAGTTTGCCGCCTACGCCAAAGCCTTCCCGCAGGAAGCCGCCGAATTCACCCGCCGTATGAAAGGCGAAATGCCGTCTGACTTCGACGCCAAAGCTAACGAGTTCATCGCTAAGCTGCAGGCGAATCCGGCGAAGATCGCCAGCCGCAAAGCATCGCAGAACGCCATTGAAGCGTTTGGCCCGCTGCTGCCGGAATTCCTCGGCGGTTCTGCCGACCTGGCGCCGTCCAACCTGACCCTGTGGTCCGGCTCTAAGCCGATCAACGAAGACACCGCCGGTAACTACATCCATTACGGCGTACGTGAATTCGGTATGACCGCGATTGCCAACGGTATCTCGCTGCACGGCGGTTTCCTGCCGTACACCTCTACCTTCCTGATGTTCGTGGAATATGCGCGTAACGCGGTACGTATGGCGGCGCTGATGAAACAGCGTCAGGTGATGGTCTACACCCACGACTCCATCGGTCTGGGCGAAGATGGCCCGACTCACCAGCCGGTAGAGCAGGTCGCTTCCCTGCGCGTCACGCCGAACATGTCCACCTGGCGTCCGTGTGACCAGGTTGAATCCGCGATTGCGTGGAAATATGGCGTAGAGCGTCAGGACGGCCCGACCGCGCTGATCCTCTCCCGTCAGAACCTGGCGCAGCAGGAGCGTACCGAAGAGCAACTGGCAAACGTGGCCCGCGGCGGTTATGTGCTGAAAGATTGCGCCGGCCAGCCGGAACTGATCTTCATCGCTACCGGTTCAGAAGTGGAACTGGCGGTTGCCGCGTGGGACAAACTGACCGCTGAAGGCGTGAAGGCGCGCGTGGTCTCCATGCCGTCCACCGACGCGTTCGACAAGCAGGATGCGGCCTATCGTGAATCCGTACTGCCGAAAGCCGTTTCTGCCCGCGTAGCGGTAGAAGCCGGTATCGCGGACTACTGGTTCAAATACGTTGGCCTGAACGGCGCTATCGTTGGCATGACCACCTTCGGTGAGTCTGCGCCGGCAGAGCAGCTGTTTGAAGAGTTCGGCTTCACCGTTGACAACGTTGTCGCCAAAGCGAAAGCACTGCTGTAA